One genomic segment of Catalinimonas alkaloidigena includes these proteins:
- a CDS encoding ribonucleoside-diphosphate reductase small subunit — protein sequence MDQKTLEAQEPILQENPNRFVLFPIEHPDIWQWYKKEEASFWTAEEIDLSQDLKDWNNMTDDERHFISHVLAFFAASDGIVNENLAENFVNEVQYTEAKFFYGFQIAMENVHSETYSLLIDTYIKDAKTKNKLFRAVETMDCVKKKADWALRWIDEGNFAERLVAFAAVEGIFFSGSFCSIFWLKKRGLMPGLTFSNELISRDEGLHCDFACHLYMNHLINKLPKETVTKIITDAVAIEKEFVSDALPVSLIGMNADLMCQYIEFVADRLLLELGCDKVYKSSNPFDFMEMISLQGKTNFFEKRVGEYQKAGVKNSSEDQGKPKFSLDEDF from the coding sequence ATGGATCAGAAAACACTAGAAGCGCAAGAACCGATTTTGCAGGAGAACCCAAACCGTTTTGTATTATTCCCTATTGAGCACCCCGATATATGGCAATGGTACAAAAAGGAAGAAGCAAGCTTCTGGACCGCTGAGGAGATAGACTTAAGCCAGGATCTGAAAGACTGGAACAATATGACTGACGATGAGCGTCATTTTATCTCTCATGTTTTGGCATTCTTTGCTGCCAGTGATGGTATTGTAAATGAAAACCTGGCAGAGAATTTCGTAAACGAAGTACAATATACTGAGGCTAAGTTTTTCTACGGCTTTCAGATTGCAATGGAAAACGTGCATTCTGAAACTTACTCTCTACTTATAGATACCTATATTAAAGACGCTAAAACAAAAAATAAGCTGTTTCGCGCCGTTGAAACTATGGACTGCGTGAAGAAGAAAGCTGACTGGGCACTTCGCTGGATTGATGAAGGTAATTTTGCTGAAAGACTGGTCGCTTTCGCTGCCGTAGAAGGAATCTTCTTCTCAGGCAGCTTCTGCTCTATCTTCTGGCTCAAGAAGCGTGGCCTGATGCCTGGCTTGACTTTTTCCAATGAACTCATCTCACGTGACGAAGGGTTGCATTGCGATTTTGCCTGCCACCTCTACATGAATCACCTGATCAATAAACTGCCCAAAGAAACAGTGACTAAGATCATCACTGATGCTGTAGCTATTGAAAAGGAATTTGTAAGTGATGCCTTACCTGTAAGTCTTATTGGCATGAACGCAGACCTGATGTGCCAGTACATTGAATTTGTCGCTGACCGTTTACTACTTGAGTTGGGCTGTGATAAAGTCTACAAGTCCAGTAATCCGTTTGATTTTATGGAGATGATCTCTCTTCAGGGTAAGACCAATTTCTTTGAAAAGCGTGTTGGCGAATACCAGAAGGCAGGCGTTAAAAATAGCTCAGAAGATCAGGGCAAGCCAAAGTTCTCTCTTGACGAAGACTTCTAA
- a CDS encoding ribonucleoside-diphosphate reductase subunit alpha: MLVIKRDGRRESVKFDKITARIEKLCYGLDVNHVHPVEVAKKVITGIYDGVTTIELDNLAAETAATLTVKHPDYAVLAARIAISNLHKVTSKSFSNTMKRLYKYEDPKTGEHAPLISKDTYAIIKKHAAQLDSTIIYSRDYNYDYFGFKTLERSYLMKLDGRVVERPQHMLMRVAVGIHGEDIEAAIETYNLLSEKWFTHATPTLFNAGTPKPQMSSCFLLTIKEDSIDGIYDTLKQCAQISQSAGGIGLSIHHVRATGSYIRGTNGVSNGIVPMLRNFDMTARYVDQGGGKRKGSFAIYLEPWHADVYDFLDLKKNHGKEELRARDLFYAMWIPDLFMKRVESNEEWSLFCPNEAPGLYDSYGDDFEKLYEKYEREGKARRTVKAQDLWFEILESQIETGTPYMLYKDHANRKSNQKNLGTIRSSNLCTEIMEYTSPDEVAVCNLASISLPKFVTDDGEGGAPRFDHQKLYEITKVVTRNLNKVIDVNYYPVPEARNSNMRHRPIGIGVQGLADAFIMLKMPFESEEAKGLNRDIFETIYYASMETSMEIAQKEGAYETFKGSPVSKGIFQFDMWGVTPDSGRWDWNALKQKVKKHGVRNSLLLAPMPTASTSQILGNNECFEPYTSNIYTRRVLSGEFVVVNKHLLKDLVDLNLWNEGMKNRLISENGSIQNIDDIPEHLKDLYKTTWEISQKTIIDMAADRGAYICQSQSLNVHMQDPNFGKLTSMHFHAWKRGLKTGMYYLRTKAATDAIKFTVDKAALGQPQTATQQQMAAVSEQRNQNQSDMQCSLDDPDNCEACGS, from the coding sequence ATGCTAGTAATCAAAAGAGACGGCAGGCGAGAGTCGGTCAAATTTGATAAGATTACGGCCAGAATTGAGAAACTCTGCTACGGCCTTGACGTAAATCACGTTCATCCGGTGGAAGTAGCCAAAAAGGTAATTACCGGTATTTATGATGGTGTGACCACTATAGAGCTGGATAACCTGGCTGCCGAAACTGCTGCTACCCTCACGGTAAAACACCCTGACTATGCCGTCCTGGCTGCACGAATTGCTATTTCCAACCTGCATAAGGTGACCAGTAAATCTTTCTCCAATACCATGAAGCGTCTTTATAAATATGAAGACCCTAAAACCGGAGAACATGCGCCGCTGATCTCAAAGGATACCTATGCCATCATCAAAAAGCATGCGGCTCAGTTGGACTCTACTATCATATATAGCCGCGACTATAACTATGATTACTTTGGCTTCAAGACACTGGAGCGTTCTTATTTGATGAAACTTGACGGTAGAGTGGTGGAACGTCCTCAGCATATGCTGATGAGAGTAGCGGTTGGAATTCATGGTGAGGATATTGAAGCAGCGATTGAAACTTACAATCTGCTTTCAGAAAAGTGGTTTACGCACGCTACCCCCACCCTCTTTAATGCGGGTACGCCTAAGCCACAAATGTCGTCTTGCTTCCTTTTAACGATTAAGGAAGACTCCATTGATGGCATTTATGATACGCTAAAGCAGTGTGCACAAATTTCACAGTCTGCCGGAGGTATCGGTTTGAGCATCCACCATGTAAGGGCTACAGGTTCGTATATACGGGGTACCAATGGTGTTTCCAACGGTATTGTACCAATGTTGAGAAACTTTGATATGACCGCTCGTTATGTGGATCAGGGAGGCGGAAAGCGTAAGGGAAGCTTCGCCATTTACCTGGAACCCTGGCACGCGGATGTTTATGACTTCCTGGACCTGAAAAAGAACCACGGTAAGGAAGAACTTCGTGCCCGCGACCTTTTCTATGCCATGTGGATTCCTGACCTCTTCATGAAGCGAGTAGAAAGCAATGAAGAGTGGTCTCTTTTCTGCCCTAATGAAGCTCCCGGACTTTACGATAGTTATGGGGATGATTTTGAAAAACTATACGAAAAGTATGAGCGTGAAGGCAAGGCCCGTCGTACTGTAAAAGCACAGGATTTATGGTTTGAAATTCTTGAATCTCAGATAGAGACCGGTACCCCTTATATGTTGTATAAGGACCATGCCAACCGCAAGTCTAATCAGAAGAACCTGGGGACCATCCGTTCTTCTAACCTCTGCACTGAAATCATGGAGTATACGTCTCCTGACGAAGTGGCTGTATGTAATCTGGCTTCTATCTCATTGCCTAAGTTTGTAACAGATGATGGCGAAGGAGGCGCTCCACGCTTTGACCACCAGAAACTATACGAGATCACCAAAGTAGTGACCCGTAACCTGAACAAAGTGATTGATGTCAACTACTATCCGGTACCTGAAGCACGAAACTCTAATATGCGTCACCGTCCTATTGGTATCGGTGTACAGGGATTAGCGGATGCTTTCATCATGCTCAAAATGCCTTTTGAGTCAGAAGAAGCAAAAGGATTGAACAGAGATATCTTTGAAACTATTTACTATGCATCCATGGAGACTTCTATGGAAATAGCGCAAAAAGAAGGGGCTTATGAGACCTTTAAAGGGTCACCGGTATCTAAAGGTATCTTCCAGTTTGATATGTGGGGCGTAACTCCCGACAGCGGACGTTGGGACTGGAATGCGCTCAAGCAAAAAGTAAAAAAGCACGGTGTACGCAACTCTCTATTGCTGGCGCCTATGCCTACTGCTTCTACTTCTCAGATCCTCGGAAATAATGAGTGCTTTGAGCCTTATACTTCTAATATCTACACCCGCCGTGTGCTGTCAGGTGAGTTTGTGGTAGTAAACAAGCATCTACTCAAAGACCTGGTAGACCTGAACCTGTGGAACGAAGGCATGAAAAATCGCCTGATTTCTGAGAACGGTTCTATACAGAATATTGATGATATTCCTGAGCACCTGAAGGATCTGTATAAAACCACCTGGGAAATATCTCAGAAGACGATCATTGACATGGCCGCTGACCGTGGCGCATACATTTGCCAGAGCCAGAGCCTCAATGTACATATGCAGGACCCTAACTTCGGCAAGTTGACATCCATGCACTTTCATGCCTGGAAGCGAGGACTTAAGACCGGCATGTACTATCTGCGTACTAAGGCAGCCACCGATGCCATCAAGTTTACGGTAGACAAAGCCGCACTAGGACAGCCGCAAACGGCCACTCAGCAGCAGATGGCTGCCGTCAGCGAGCAGCGAAATCAAAACCAGTCGGACATGCAGTGCTCCCTGGACGATCCCGACAACTGCGAAGCTTGCGGAAGCTAA
- a CDS encoding YegP family protein: MGKFIVSKRKDGEFHFSLKASNGQIILSSQGYKTKPSCIKGVESVQKNATDDSRFEKKTASNGKIFFNLKSSNGQIIGSSQMYASDASCKKGIHSVQVNAPEAEIDDQTT; the protein is encoded by the coding sequence ATGGGAAAATTTATCGTAAGTAAAAGAAAAGATGGTGAGTTCCATTTTAGCCTGAAGGCAAGTAACGGTCAGATTATACTTAGCAGTCAGGGGTATAAAACCAAGCCAAGCTGTATAAAGGGGGTTGAATCTGTACAGAAAAATGCTACAGATGATAGCCGTTTTGAAAAGAAAACCGCTTCAAACGGCAAGATTTTCTTTAACCTGAAATCTTCAAACGGACAAATCATTGGTAGTAGTCAGATGTACGCCAGTGATGCCTCCTGCAAGAAAGGAATCCATTCGGTTCAGGTAAATGCTCCTGAGGCAGAAATTGATGATCAAACAACGTAA
- a CDS encoding DinB family protein codes for MKTMKPLLSIVLGAFLFTYCTPQEAPSETTETAGPSYTFVEAQAPVWEEAIAQIEELANAMPEDMYDYKPHDSVRTFAEQLLHIGGSSKVIANMFLKDVQPSGPPPEMDASSMSKDEVVEYVLTNLREAGEIMSSVSDDALKEETQSFSGRTITRMQGMLLVHDHLTNHKAKANLYVRISGNNPPDYRYY; via the coding sequence ATGAAAACTATGAAACCCCTGCTTTCCATTGTCCTGGGAGCATTTCTCTTTACTTATTGTACACCGCAGGAAGCACCTTCAGAGACAACTGAAACTGCCGGACCTAGTTATACCTTTGTAGAAGCGCAGGCGCCCGTCTGGGAAGAGGCGATAGCTCAGATAGAAGAACTGGCAAATGCGATGCCCGAAGATATGTATGATTACAAACCGCATGACAGTGTACGAACATTTGCTGAGCAACTCCTGCACATCGGTGGTTCTTCAAAAGTGATTGCCAATATGTTTTTAAAAGATGTTCAGCCCTCTGGCCCTCCCCCGGAAATGGACGCTTCATCCATGAGCAAAGATGAAGTTGTAGAATATGTGCTCACTAACCTTCGTGAAGCAGGAGAAATCATGAGCAGTGTTTCTGACGATGCACTAAAGGAAGAAACACAAAGTTTTTCAGGAAGAACAATTACACGTATGCAGGGAATGCTTTTGGTACATGATCATCTGACCAACCACAAAGCCAAGGCAAACTTATATGTGCGCATTAGTGGGAATAACCCTCCGGACTATCGGTATTACTAA
- a CDS encoding mechanosensitive ion channel family protein → MDFDIENPLELVTDKLESWLSAMIKMLPNLVVAIIIVIVFYLIARLARNGVKKLFQRVSSNYAVNNLFSNIVFIGLFIAGIFIALGILDLTTLVGSLLAGVGIVGLALGFAFQDIAANFISGIIIAFQQPFKVGDIIENDGHMGIVTDVSLRITTIKTFQGLEVLIPNKQLFQNVVTNYTRTNERRVDLGVGVSYGDDLAKVKKVTIDAVSKLDSIDKNRDVTLFFNEFGDSSINFSVRFWAKSPKQPDYLAAQSDAVMAIQHAYNENDIMIPFPIRTLDFGIKGGEKLSEMVLQHSNGNGKH, encoded by the coding sequence ATGGATTTTGATATTGAAAACCCTCTAGAGCTTGTTACCGATAAGCTAGAAAGTTGGTTGAGTGCAATGATAAAAATGTTGCCTAACCTTGTGGTAGCGATAATCATTGTAATTGTTTTTTACCTTATTGCCCGCCTGGCCAGAAATGGTGTTAAAAAATTATTCCAAAGGGTTTCTTCTAACTACGCGGTAAACAATCTATTTTCTAACATAGTATTTATTGGGCTTTTCATCGCCGGAATTTTTATCGCATTGGGCATATTGGACCTTACTACTTTAGTAGGTTCTTTACTGGCAGGGGTCGGTATCGTAGGTTTAGCGTTAGGATTTGCTTTTCAGGACATCGCAGCCAATTTCATTTCAGGTATCATCATTGCTTTCCAGCAGCCCTTCAAGGTGGGCGATATTATAGAAAATGATGGTCACATGGGAATAGTGACTGATGTCAGTCTTAGAATAACTACCATCAAAACCTTCCAGGGTTTGGAAGTGCTGATACCCAACAAGCAGCTTTTCCAAAATGTAGTAACTAACTATACCCGCACTAATGAAAGACGTGTGGACCTGGGCGTCGGTGTTTCCTATGGGGATGACCTGGCCAAAGTGAAGAAAGTGACCATAGATGCAGTTTCTAAATTGGATAGCATTGACAAAAACCGCGATGTAACGCTCTTTTTTAATGAATTTGGTGATAGCTCCATTAACTTTTCTGTACGCTTCTGGGCTAAATCACCTAAGCAACCCGATTATCTAGCCGCACAAAGTGATGCGGTGATGGCAATACAACATGCGTATAACGAAAATGATATTATGATACCTTTCCCTATACGTACTTTGGACTTTGGAATTAAAGGAGGAGAAAAGCTTTCTGAAATGGTGTTGCAACACAGTAATGGAAATGGTAAGCATTAG
- a CDS encoding CBS domain-containing protein, with amino-acid sequence MNFTGSKAEKPQASGMTFPSVEKFMASDEVTLTPELTIDEAINTILENKLTGAPVLDHNRAIVGMLTEKDCLRLIVDAAYNNLPHHDKTVSDYMSKVVKTVSTDHDILDVANEFLTTHYRKFPVVHNGKLVGQVSRRDILKAMRETKITTW; translated from the coding sequence ATGAATTTTACAGGTTCAAAAGCAGAGAAGCCACAAGCTAGTGGGATGACCTTCCCATCAGTTGAAAAATTTATGGCTTCTGATGAAGTCACTCTCACTCCGGAACTCACCATTGATGAAGCGATTAATACTATATTAGAAAATAAACTTACTGGAGCGCCAGTTTTAGATCATAACCGCGCCATTGTGGGTATGCTTACTGAGAAGGATTGTTTAAGGCTGATTGTGGATGCTGCCTATAATAATCTTCCTCATCATGATAAAACTGTTTCGGACTATATGTCAAAAGTAGTCAAAACTGTAAGTACCGATCATGATATACTGGATGTGGCCAATGAGTTTCTGACTACGCACTATCGTAAATTCCCGGTGGTGCATAACGGAAAGCTGGTGGGTCAGGTAAGTAGGAGAGATATATTGAAAGCCATGCGTGAAACCAAGATCACGACCTGGTAG
- a CDS encoding TetR/AcrR family transcriptional regulator: protein MITLALNEKYFLKDPQHTDLGTKIVSSSIQLIDELGFEQFTFKKLAKEIHSTEASIYRYFENKHKLLMYLIAWYWKWMEYLIDYRINNIEEAERKLDIALKTLCEEVNFDPNFVNIDEIALRRIVVSESNKTYLTKHVDEDNKEGLFRGYKSLCRLIANLVKEYNPDFMYPHALISTVIEASHQQAFFAQHLPSLTEVQRDDPDMYNKIFVFLQHLVMSAINRA from the coding sequence ATGATAACACTTGCCTTAAACGAAAAATATTTTTTAAAGGACCCCCAACATACTGATCTGGGAACAAAAATAGTAAGTAGCAGCATTCAGCTCATTGATGAATTAGGCTTTGAACAATTTACATTTAAAAAATTAGCAAAAGAGATTCATTCTACAGAAGCTTCCATTTATCGGTATTTTGAGAATAAGCATAAGTTACTCATGTACCTGATTGCCTGGTACTGGAAATGGATGGAATACCTGATAGATTATCGTATCAATAACATTGAAGAAGCAGAGCGTAAACTTGACATTGCGCTTAAAACGCTATGTGAAGAGGTCAACTTTGATCCTAATTTTGTAAATATTGATGAGATCGCATTGCGAAGAATTGTAGTATCAGAATCGAACAAGACATACCTTACCAAACATGTGGATGAAGATAATAAAGAAGGACTTTTCAGGGGTTACAAATCGTTATGCCGGCTGATAGCCAATCTCGTAAAAGAGTATAATCCTGATTTTATGTATCCTCATGCTCTGATCAGTACTGTTATTGAAGCATCTCACCAGCAAGCATTCTTTGCCCAACATCTGCCATCACTGACGGAAGTACAAAGAGACGACCCTGACATGTATAACAAAATATTCGTATTTCTCCAGCATCTGGTAATGAGTGCAATCAACCGGGCTTAA